The following coding sequences are from one Polynucleobacter sp. JS-JIR-II-50 window:
- a CDS encoding DUF1080 domain-containing protein has protein sequence MKTFLKKLTLSIAYLAALSIGGVAYAQNSDGFTDLIDGVSLSGWNIIGSANWVIGNGIVEGNKPNGFLVSTKTYKNFVIKAEFYAESNTNSGIFIRCQDPNKVSQSTCYEINIWDTRPEQAYATGAIVDVAKVDPVPKAGGRWNTMEIIANGSNFKVMMNGVVTVANGQDSKYSEGPIALQSAGGVIKFKKLQIKPL, from the coding sequence ATGAAAACATTCCTCAAAAAACTGACCTTATCTATTGCGTACCTTGCCGCCCTATCGATTGGTGGTGTTGCTTACGCCCAAAACTCTGATGGCTTTACCGATCTGATTGATGGCGTTAGCTTAAGTGGCTGGAACATTATTGGTAGCGCCAACTGGGTCATTGGTAACGGCATTGTCGAAGGCAATAAGCCCAATGGTTTTTTAGTCAGCACCAAGACTTACAAAAACTTTGTCATCAAGGCTGAGTTTTATGCCGAGTCTAATACGAATAGCGGCATTTTCATTCGCTGCCAAGACCCTAACAAGGTGAGTCAATCCACTTGTTATGAAATCAATATTTGGGATACCCGCCCTGAACAAGCATACGCAACCGGCGCTATTGTGGATGTTGCCAAAGTTGACCCGGTACCTAAGGCCGGTGGACGCTGGAACACCATGGAAATTATTGCAAATGGCTCCAACTTTAAGGTCATGATGAATGGTGTAGTCACAGTAGCGAATGGCCAAGATAGTAAATATTCTGAAGGCCCCATTGCCCTTCAATCTGCTGGTGGCGTCATTAAATTTAAGAAGTTGCAAATAAAGCCTCTATAA
- a CDS encoding YciI family protein: MIFAILLMDKPGTADLRVQIRPEHRAYLAQLSDRMAFAGPMTSDDGKTTVGSLLAIDFPSRADVEAWLKDEPYTKAGVYEKPIIHVFNNMWEQKAGFPPA; encoded by the coding sequence ATGATCTTTGCAATTTTGTTGATGGATAAGCCCGGTACTGCTGACTTGCGTGTACAAATTCGACCAGAGCATCGCGCTTACTTGGCGCAACTTTCTGACCGCATGGCTTTTGCTGGACCGATGACTTCTGATGACGGTAAGACTACAGTTGGTAGCTTGCTCGCAATCGACTTTCCTAGCAGGGCAGATGTGGAAGCTTGGTTAAAGGATGAGCCCTATACCAAGGCAGGTGTTTATGAAAAGCCAATCATCCATGTATTTAATAATATGTGGGAGCAAAAAGCAGGCTTTCCGCCAGCGTAA
- the acs gene encoding acetate--CoA ligase, whose amino-acid sequence MEPLKQENRVFNPPADFVKGAAIPGMEAYNKLCAEANSDYDGFWGRLAKENLYWKKPFTKVLDESKAPFYKWFEDGTTNASYNCLDRQVEAGLGDKTAIIFEADDGTVTKVTYKEMLERVCKMANALRKMGVKSGDSVIIYMAMTIEGIVAMQACARIGAIHSVVFGGFSAQALRDRIMDVGAVAVITADGQFRGGKALPLKAICDEALSTGECPKVKHVIVSKRTGTDVTMQAGRDVWMQEIVANEATTCEPEWVSAEHPLFILYTSGSTGKPKGVQHSTGGYLLWAILTMKWTFDIKPNDVFWCTADIGWVTGHSYITYGPLAVGATEIVFEGVPTYPNAGRFWDMIQKHKASIFYTAPTAIRSLIKASSNDEAVHPKSYDLSSLRLLGSVGEPINPEAWMWYYEHVGNSKCPIADTFWQTETGGHMISPLPGATPMIPGSCTLPLPGIQAAIVDEAGVDVPNGQGGILVVKRPWPSMIRTIWNDADRFVKSYFPEELGGTLYLAGDGAIRNKDTGYFTITGRIDDVLNVSGHRMGTMEIESCLVANPLVAEAAVVGRPDELTGEAICVFVVLKGGRPTGDEAKKLATELRNWVGKEIGPIAKPKDVRFGDNLPKTRSGKIMRRLLRVIAKGEEVTQDTSTLENPHILDQLKESL is encoded by the coding sequence ATGGAACCATTAAAGCAAGAAAACCGCGTTTTTAACCCACCTGCAGACTTTGTAAAGGGTGCGGCAATTCCAGGTATGGAGGCGTATAACAAGCTCTGTGCTGAAGCTAATTCAGATTACGACGGTTTCTGGGGTCGCCTTGCTAAAGAGAATCTTTATTGGAAAAAGCCATTTACTAAGGTTTTAGATGAATCCAAGGCGCCTTTCTACAAATGGTTTGAAGATGGCACCACCAATGCTTCATACAACTGCTTAGATCGTCAAGTTGAAGCTGGTTTGGGTGATAAGACTGCCATCATTTTTGAAGCGGATGACGGCACAGTTACCAAAGTAACTTACAAAGAAATGCTTGAGCGCGTTTGCAAAATGGCAAACGCATTGCGCAAGATGGGGGTTAAGTCTGGCGACAGCGTCATCATTTACATGGCAATGACCATCGAAGGCATTGTTGCTATGCAGGCATGTGCGCGTATCGGCGCAATTCACTCTGTAGTGTTTGGTGGTTTCTCAGCCCAAGCATTGCGTGATCGCATCATGGACGTGGGTGCAGTTGCGGTGATTACTGCCGATGGACAGTTCCGCGGTGGCAAGGCATTGCCACTCAAAGCAATTTGTGATGAAGCACTATCTACTGGTGAGTGCCCTAAGGTTAAGCATGTCATCGTGAGCAAGCGTACTGGTACTGATGTCACTATGCAAGCAGGTCGCGATGTTTGGATGCAAGAGATCGTAGCTAATGAAGCAACGACTTGCGAGCCAGAGTGGGTGAGCGCTGAACATCCATTATTCATTCTTTACACATCTGGTTCCACTGGTAAGCCAAAGGGTGTGCAACACTCAACAGGCGGCTATCTCTTGTGGGCCATTCTCACAATGAAGTGGACCTTTGACATCAAGCCTAATGACGTGTTCTGGTGCACTGCCGACATTGGTTGGGTAACGGGTCACTCTTATATTACTTATGGCCCACTCGCTGTAGGTGCCACTGAGATTGTGTTTGAGGGCGTTCCAACTTATCCAAATGCTGGCCGTTTCTGGGATATGATCCAAAAACACAAGGCATCCATCTTCTACACGGCACCAACAGCAATTCGTTCATTGATCAAAGCATCCAGTAATGATGAAGCAGTGCATCCAAAGAGCTACGATTTGTCATCACTGCGCCTCCTAGGTTCTGTAGGCGAGCCAATCAATCCAGAAGCATGGATGTGGTACTACGAGCATGTTGGTAATTCAAAATGCCCAATCGCAGATACGTTCTGGCAAACAGAAACTGGTGGTCACATGATTTCACCATTGCCAGGCGCAACCCCAATGATTCCAGGTTCATGCACATTGCCATTGCCAGGTATTCAGGCGGCGATTGTGGATGAGGCTGGTGTAGACGTTCCTAATGGCCAAGGCGGTATCTTGGTTGTGAAACGTCCATGGCCTTCCATGATTCGTACGATTTGGAATGATGCAGATCGTTTCGTGAAATCTTATTTCCCAGAAGAGTTGGGTGGCACCTTGTACCTTGCTGGTGACGGCGCAATCCGCAATAAAGATACTGGCTATTTCACAATTACTGGTCGTATCGATGATGTCTTAAACGTTTCCGGTCATCGTATGGGCACGATGGAAATTGAATCTTGCTTAGTGGCTAATCCTTTAGTTGCTGAGGCAGCAGTTGTGGGTCGTCCTGACGAGCTGACTGGTGAAGCCATTTGCGTATTCGTTGTTCTGAAAGGTGGTCGCCCAACTGGTGATGAAGCCAAGAAGCTTGCTACTGAGCTGCGTAACTGGGTAGGTAAGGAGATCGGCCCAATCGCTAAGCCTAAGGACGTTCGTTTCGGTGATAACTTGCCTAAGACCCGTTCTGGCAAGATCATGCGCCGTCTCTTACGTGTGATTGCTAAAGGCGAGGAAGTGACTCAAGACACCTCCACCCTGGAAAACCCACACATCTTGGACCAGCTCAAAGAGTCTCTGTAA
- a CDS encoding fumarate hydratase: MTNIKQNDLIQSVADAFQFISYYHPKDFITAMGKAYDLEQGHGAKDAIAQILTNSRMCAEGHRPMCQDTGIAVVFLKIGMNVQWPDATMSVTDMVNEGVRRAYLNPDNMLRASVLADPAGKRKNTGDNTPAVIHYEIVPGDDVEVICAAKGGGSENKAKMVMLNPSDSIADWVLKTVPTMGAGWCPPGILGIGIGGTPEKAMLMAKEALMGPVDIQELIERGPQNRVDELRLELYEKVNKLGIGAQGLGGLATVLDIKILDYPTHAASLPVAMIPNCAATRHIHFHLHGDGPAKLEAPSLSDWPDVTWTPDVQKSKRVNLDTLTAQEVAGWKLGETLLLNGKILTGRDAAHKRIQDMLAKGEELPVSFKNRVIYYVGPVDPVREEAVGPAGPTTATRMDKFTEMMLAKTGLISMIGKAERGPEAIEAIKKHKSAYLMAVGGAAYLVSKAIQTSKVVGFADLGMEAIYEFDVKDMPVTVAVNSEGISMHNEGPREWQAKIAGIPVKIA; this comes from the coding sequence ATGACCAATATCAAACAAAACGACCTGATTCAAAGCGTTGCGGACGCATTTCAATTCATTTCCTACTACCATCCCAAGGACTTTATTACCGCCATGGGCAAGGCTTATGATTTGGAACAGGGTCATGGTGCTAAAGATGCAATTGCCCAAATTTTGACCAACAGCCGTATGTGCGCCGAAGGTCACAGGCCAATGTGCCAAGACACTGGTATTGCCGTGGTATTCCTAAAGATTGGTATGAACGTTCAATGGCCTGATGCAACTATGAGCGTCACCGATATGGTGAATGAGGGTGTGCGTCGCGCTTACCTTAATCCCGACAATATGTTGCGCGCTTCAGTGTTGGCAGATCCAGCAGGCAAACGCAAAAATACTGGCGATAACACTCCTGCAGTCATCCATTATGAAATCGTTCCAGGGGATGATGTTGAAGTGATTTGTGCGGCCAAAGGTGGTGGCTCAGAAAACAAGGCCAAGATGGTCATGCTAAATCCTTCAGACTCAATCGCGGATTGGGTTCTGAAGACCGTGCCTACCATGGGCGCAGGCTGGTGCCCTCCTGGCATCCTCGGCATTGGTATTGGCGGCACACCAGAAAAAGCTATGCTCATGGCCAAAGAAGCCTTGATGGGTCCCGTTGATATTCAAGAACTCATTGAGCGTGGTCCTCAAAATCGCGTTGACGAACTGCGTCTCGAGCTCTATGAAAAAGTGAACAAACTCGGCATCGGCGCTCAAGGCCTAGGTGGTTTAGCCACTGTGCTCGATATCAAGATCTTGGATTACCCAACGCATGCTGCTTCATTGCCAGTTGCCATGATTCCAAATTGCGCAGCAACTCGTCATATTCATTTCCATTTACATGGCGATGGTCCTGCAAAACTCGAAGCCCCTTCACTCTCAGATTGGCCAGATGTAACTTGGACACCAGACGTTCAAAAATCCAAGCGCGTGAATTTAGACACCCTCACTGCTCAAGAAGTGGCCGGTTGGAAACTAGGTGAAACACTATTACTGAACGGTAAGATTTTGACTGGTCGTGACGCCGCTCATAAGCGTATTCAGGATATGCTCGCCAAAGGCGAAGAATTGCCAGTGAGCTTTAAAAACCGTGTGATCTATTACGTTGGTCCCGTTGATCCGGTACGTGAGGAGGCAGTTGGCCCGGCAGGCCCTACTACTGCAACTCGTATGGATAAATTTACTGAAATGATGCTTGCTAAAACTGGCTTGATCTCGATGATTGGTAAAGCTGAGCGCGGACCCGAGGCGATTGAAGCAATTAAGAAACATAAGTCAGCTTACTTAATGGCTGTTGGTGGCGCTGCTTACTTGGTATCTAAAGCCATTCAAACTTCTAAGGTAGTTGGCTTCGCCGATCTAGGCATGGAAGCGATCTACGAGTTTGATGTCAAAGACATGCCAGTCACTGTTGCGGTGAACTCAGAAGGTATCTCCATGCACAATGAAGGTCCACGTGAATGGCAAGCGAAGATTGCTGGCATTCCAGTCAAGATTGCTTAA
- the murI gene encoding glutamate racemase has translation MALIGVFDSGVGGLSILDEALRQLPQHDFIYLADSANAPYGEKSSDWIAERSLALCSYLASKGCDAIVVACNTATAEAIKQIRETLSIPIIGVEPGIKPAAMQSQNNIVGVLATEATLKSDKFNALLNTLPNDCQFIKQAGAGLVPLIESGKADNEETLELLAKHLEPIQDAGADTLVLGCTHYPFLRKAIRKLLGESITLIDTSDAVVRQLKRQLEKLKATSSSNEHGSILFLSSKNEESLLLMAQDLMSADLTSHAVEARILGERR, from the coding sequence TTGGCACTCATCGGGGTTTTCGATTCTGGCGTTGGAGGCTTATCCATTTTGGATGAGGCTCTGCGTCAGCTGCCCCAGCACGACTTCATTTATCTTGCTGATTCAGCAAACGCGCCTTATGGCGAAAAATCGAGCGACTGGATTGCCGAGCGCAGCCTTGCTCTTTGCAGTTATCTGGCCAGCAAAGGGTGTGATGCGATTGTGGTTGCATGCAATACCGCAACAGCTGAAGCGATAAAGCAAATTCGGGAAACGCTTTCTATTCCAATTATTGGTGTTGAGCCAGGCATTAAGCCAGCAGCCATGCAATCGCAAAACAATATTGTGGGTGTCCTGGCTACTGAGGCGACTCTCAAGAGCGATAAGTTCAATGCCTTATTAAATACCTTGCCAAATGATTGTCAGTTCATCAAGCAAGCTGGCGCAGGATTGGTGCCGTTGATAGAGTCTGGTAAAGCGGATAACGAAGAAACCTTAGAGTTGCTAGCAAAACATCTTGAGCCCATTCAGGATGCCGGCGCCGATACCTTAGTGCTGGGCTGCACGCATTACCCCTTCTTGAGGAAAGCTATTCGTAAGCTGCTAGGCGAATCTATTACGCTGATTGACACCAGCGATGCTGTGGTTAGACAGCTCAAAAGACAGCTTGAGAAGCTTAAAGCTACAAGCTCTAGCAATGAACATGGATCAATACTATTCCTGAGCAGCAAGAATGAAGAGTCACTATTGCTCATGGCGCAAGATTTAATGTCTGCCGATTTAACTTCGCATGCAGTTGAAGCGCGCATCTTGGGTGAAAGAAGATGA
- a CDS encoding energy transducer TonB, which translates to MSALLKKLDDFLPFNKTERIIISIVVLLHALPALEFLHFSQRPPQMDDERVMANLVSPEASKTQQPPAATPPKPQEEKKKVKEKAKEKPLDKPSPTQAQQTPQQNQTQSKSESQSPAQSQTQNAAVAPATSGGASGTPIQTDIGKLVVVYQPDADAYYPSFSKRSGEQGAVVVRLIIDESGNVEEVALLQSSTFPRLDRAATDIGKRYRFKPFLVNGSPQRISTNLLIKFNLKN; encoded by the coding sequence ATGAGCGCCCTTCTGAAAAAGTTAGACGATTTTTTACCGTTCAATAAAACTGAACGCATCATTATTAGCATTGTGGTGCTCTTGCATGCCCTGCCTGCGCTTGAGTTTTTACACTTTAGTCAGCGCCCACCGCAAATGGATGATGAGCGCGTCATGGCGAACTTGGTTAGTCCGGAAGCTTCCAAAACCCAGCAACCCCCTGCAGCCACTCCACCAAAACCCCAAGAAGAGAAGAAAAAGGTGAAGGAAAAGGCTAAAGAAAAGCCCTTAGATAAGCCCAGCCCAACTCAGGCACAGCAGACACCACAACAAAACCAGACCCAGAGCAAGTCTGAGTCTCAGTCGCCAGCTCAATCGCAGACCCAAAACGCTGCTGTTGCCCCCGCTACCAGTGGGGGTGCTAGCGGCACGCCGATTCAGACTGACATTGGTAAACTAGTTGTGGTTTACCAGCCCGATGCAGATGCCTATTACCCATCATTCTCAAAGCGCTCCGGGGAACAAGGTGCAGTGGTAGTGCGTTTGATTATTGACGAAAGCGGAAACGTGGAAGAGGTAGCGCTGCTTCAATCGAGCACCTTCCCTAGACTAGATCGCGCTGCAACTGATATCGGTAAACGTTATCGCTTTAAACCTTTTTTAGTAAATGGTTCACCCCAAAGAATTTCCACTAATCTTTTAATCAAATTTAATCTCAAGAATTAA
- a CDS encoding MotA/TolQ/ExbB proton channel family protein → MNTPFGIANLWLEGDAITRFVAIALLICSIVTWVILLTRLWDLRNLRKLKPELEQFWRATSFDQGLQAFSNHAVNPYYQIAKSATKASAHHQSQSNNHRELLQTLNYSEWMARSLKNSVDSIAAGLQKGLTFLGSTGAIAPFIGLFGTVWGIYHALIAISSSGSAQLDQVAGPIGEALIMTALGLAVAIPAVLSFNAINRANKLFVADLNRFGNDLLAYFVTGARVNSGE, encoded by the coding sequence ATGAATACACCATTTGGCATAGCAAATCTCTGGCTTGAAGGCGATGCGATTACTCGATTTGTAGCAATTGCCCTGCTCATCTGCTCTATTGTGACTTGGGTCATTTTGCTCACTCGACTTTGGGATTTACGTAATCTACGCAAACTTAAGCCTGAACTTGAGCAATTCTGGCGCGCCACTTCATTTGATCAAGGCTTACAAGCATTTAGCAATCATGCCGTCAATCCTTACTATCAAATTGCCAAGTCTGCGACTAAAGCATCCGCGCATCATCAAAGTCAATCGAACAACCACCGTGAATTACTGCAAACACTGAACTACTCTGAGTGGATGGCAAGAAGCCTTAAAAATAGCGTTGACAGCATTGCGGCCGGATTACAGAAGGGCTTGACCTTCTTAGGATCTACTGGCGCTATCGCTCCATTCATTGGTTTGTTTGGTACCGTTTGGGGCATCTATCACGCCCTGATTGCCATCAGCAGCTCAGGAAGCGCACAACTGGATCAAGTAGCTGGTCCCATTGGCGAAGCGCTCATCATGACTGCCCTTGGTCTTGCGGTTGCTATCCCTGCTGTATTGAGTTTTAACGCCATTAATCGCGCCAATAAGTTATTTGTCGCCGACCTCAATCGCTTTGGTAATGATCTATTAGCCTACTTTGTTACTGGTGCCCGCGTTAATTCCGGAGAATAG
- a CDS encoding biopolymer transporter ExbD: protein MSFHIQDDQNDDNIMSEINMTPMVDVMLVLLIIFIITLPVIQQAVKVELPKANSVRNEVKPESVQLSIDANGQIFWNSTPIDLKTFDGYAEKAAQKDPQPEINLRADKSVKYEYVAQVLAASRRAGLTKLGFVTEPN, encoded by the coding sequence ATGTCTTTTCATATCCAAGACGACCAAAACGACGATAACATCATGTCGGAAATCAATATGACGCCGATGGTGGACGTCATGCTGGTGCTGCTGATTATTTTCATCATCACCCTACCGGTAATACAGCAGGCGGTGAAGGTAGAACTTCCAAAGGCTAATAGCGTTCGCAATGAAGTCAAGCCTGAGTCAGTTCAACTTTCAATTGATGCTAATGGTCAAATCTTTTGGAATAGCACTCCGATCGATTTAAAGACCTTTGATGGCTATGCTGAAAAAGCCGCCCAAAAAGATCCTCAACCAGAAATTAATCTGCGAGCTGACAAGTCTGTGAAGTATGAATATGTTGCGCAGGTCTTGGCTGCATCGCGCCGCGCTGGCTTAACTAAGCTAGGATTTGTGACGGAGCCAAACTAA
- a CDS encoding TAXI family TRAP transporter solute-binding subunit, with amino-acid sequence MENASNEVEELLFKGLDWLRSKHHIRKGLALIVIALLLGLAGKFAYELYPRHYELSISGGGMLTKSHQLAKVLQEEATRKNISLMITPTKGSFQALNDLNDGTLDLAFVQGGIDAVGYENVRQVASIAPQLIHFLVKGDVKTIHDIRGKTVNLGEKNGGPSIVSNQILRFSGLVPEVDYVETNFSDEQLLGMKTDRLPDVVVQVSYAPSATVDFLVQKRGYQLLEMSFPPSLAMRMGWVADAKILAYMYQISPPVPAKDIQVVGVNLNLLANKDVDPHAIAALLPVLYGPQVASQFSFQITEDKMLTPSGFPISDGTEVYIASKQPFITAQTIDQIKGIFGLVMSLLSVALVVFKWFRAPDEVNEVNLVEADPEGEPVVSDKLNSITANISKLE; translated from the coding sequence ATGGAAAATGCATCTAACGAAGTCGAAGAGTTGCTATTCAAGGGTTTGGATTGGCTCAGAAGTAAGCATCACATTCGTAAAGGTCTGGCGCTCATCGTCATAGCGCTTTTGCTAGGGCTGGCCGGTAAATTTGCCTATGAACTTTACCCGCGTCATTACGAATTATCTATAAGCGGTGGTGGGATGCTTACCAAAAGCCATCAATTGGCAAAAGTATTGCAAGAAGAGGCTACCCGCAAAAATATTTCTTTGATGATTACACCCACCAAGGGTTCATTTCAGGCTTTGAATGACTTAAATGATGGAACATTAGATCTTGCATTTGTGCAGGGCGGGATCGATGCGGTGGGCTATGAAAATGTGCGTCAGGTTGCATCGATTGCGCCACAGTTAATTCATTTCTTGGTTAAGGGTGATGTCAAAACTATTCATGACATCCGCGGCAAGACCGTGAATTTAGGTGAGAAAAATGGCGGACCTAGCATTGTCTCGAACCAGATTTTGCGTTTTTCAGGACTGGTCCCAGAAGTTGATTACGTTGAGACGAACTTTAGCGATGAACAACTGTTGGGTATGAAAACCGATAGATTGCCCGATGTCGTTGTTCAGGTTTCATATGCGCCGTCTGCCACCGTGGATTTTCTGGTGCAAAAGCGCGGGTACCAACTTTTGGAGATGTCCTTCCCGCCTTCATTAGCGATGCGCATGGGTTGGGTGGCTGATGCCAAGATCTTGGCCTACATGTATCAAATCTCTCCGCCAGTACCAGCCAAAGATATTCAGGTAGTGGGTGTTAATCTGAATCTTTTAGCAAACAAGGATGTCGATCCTCATGCGATTGCTGCGTTGTTGCCAGTGTTATATGGCCCTCAGGTTGCCTCACAATTTAGCTTTCAAATTACAGAAGACAAAATGCTTACCCCCTCTGGATTTCCTATCTCTGATGGAACGGAGGTTTATATTGCCAGCAAACAACCCTTTATAACCGCTCAGACCATTGATCAAATTAAGGGAATCTTTGGTCTGGTGATGTCGCTTTTATCGGTTGCCTTGGTGGTATTTAAATGGTTCAGGGCACCAGATGAAGTCAATGAAGTTAATTTGGTGGAAGCAGATCCTGAAGGAGAGCCTGTAGTTTCTGATAAATTAAATTCGATTACGGCAAATATTTCTAAATTAGAATAG
- a CDS encoding phosphate ABC transporter substrate-binding protein, whose translation MERRQFLRNVGIAAGVGAATLTGLISYPYIIARARKELMISGSIAVSRFVALLAAPFIEKHPHVKIAIEGGGSVAGLVALENGGIDLAMMSRDLNFEEFNLDLHSSLVGIEGVAIVVHPSMDISNVSIDQLNGIFEGAITNWKQLGGPNAKISICSRNEGSTTRAFAEDVILKGAKFARDVKVFDSANEMSDAIANDPYGIGYLTNKNLSTKVKAISIDGVEISDKTLLLKLYPLSRDMFLVNKNSGSAVAKDFVRFSLSAEGQDVFVKHGLTQVSI comes from the coding sequence ATGGAGCGTCGTCAATTTCTCCGTAATGTTGGCATTGCTGCCGGGGTGGGTGCTGCAACCCTTACTGGCTTGATATCCTATCCATACATCATTGCAAGAGCCAGAAAAGAGCTCATGATCTCGGGATCAATTGCAGTGTCTCGCTTTGTTGCTCTATTGGCTGCACCATTTATTGAAAAACATCCTCATGTAAAGATCGCTATTGAGGGTGGAGGATCTGTTGCTGGTCTGGTTGCCTTGGAAAACGGGGGGATTGATTTAGCGATGATGTCTAGAGATCTTAATTTTGAAGAATTCAATCTTGATTTACATAGCAGTCTTGTGGGGATTGAGGGTGTTGCAATTGTTGTGCACCCAAGCATGGACATCAGCAATGTTTCAATAGATCAATTAAATGGAATATTTGAAGGCGCGATTACTAACTGGAAGCAGTTAGGCGGACCTAATGCAAAGATTAGTATCTGCAGTCGAAACGAAGGCTCAACTACTCGTGCCTTTGCTGAGGACGTCATACTAAAGGGTGCTAAATTTGCGCGAGATGTGAAGGTGTTCGATAGTGCAAATGAGATGTCAGATGCGATTGCAAATGATCCCTATGGCATCGGTTATTTAACCAATAAAAACCTCAGTACCAAGGTAAAGGCTATCTCGATTGATGGTGTAGAGATTAGCGATAAGACACTGTTGCTAAAACTCTATCCTTTAAGTCGAGATATGTTTTTGGTAAATAAAAATTCTGGCAGTGCTGTTGCTAAAGATTTTGTGCGTTTCAGTTTGAGTGCTGAAGGGCAGGATGTATTTGTGAAGCATGGCTTAACTCAAGTTTCGATATAG
- a CDS encoding phosphate ABC transporter substrate-binding protein: protein MSSKPVDLSQLQFIQLRGSTTVLKLMQRIGMRYMDEHPHVHLPLVGGGTAMGYKSALDGTCTIGMASGQIPPNIEVWAHKHKLKIEEVTIATDGIAAIVNRANPINDLTLEQLHDVFTGNITDWNSLGKYSGQINVISHDPQLGTYEPWKRQVAGKDHITLRAKVVRSLNGLIQAITADPFSIGYIGTTFLNKEKMKPLSIDGVFPTYLDIKQRRYPIRNELQLLTRPSASKEAKDFIAYCLDKNAGQAMIKEMGLVPVLGE, encoded by the coding sequence ATGTCCAGTAAGCCCGTTGATCTATCTCAGTTGCAATTTATCCAGCTGCGCGGGTCAACAACTGTTTTAAAGTTGATGCAGCGGATTGGCATGCGCTATATGGATGAGCATCCTCACGTTCATTTGCCACTGGTTGGTGGCGGAACGGCAATGGGTTACAAGTCAGCGTTAGATGGCACCTGCACTATCGGCATGGCATCTGGGCAGATTCCACCAAATATTGAGGTATGGGCCCATAAACACAAACTGAAGATTGAGGAAGTGACGATTGCTACCGACGGTATTGCTGCCATTGTTAACCGCGCCAACCCAATTAATGATCTTACGCTTGAGCAATTGCATGATGTATTTACTGGCAATATCACGGACTGGAATTCCTTAGGAAAATACTCTGGTCAAATTAATGTCATAAGTCATGATCCGCAGCTAGGAACATACGAGCCATGGAAAAGGCAGGTTGCAGGAAAGGATCACATTACCTTGAGGGCAAAAGTGGTGAGAAGCTTGAATGGTTTGATACAGGCTATTACAGCGGATCCTTTTTCTATTGGGTATATAGGCACAACCTTCTTAAATAAAGAAAAAATGAAACCCCTGTCTATTGATGGTGTATTTCCGACCTATCTCGATATTAAGCAGCGTCGCTACCCAATACGAAATGAATTACAGCTCCTAACCAGACCATCTGCCAGCAAAGAGGCTAAAGACTTTATTGCCTATTGCCTGGATAAAAACGCAGGGCAGGCCATGATTAAAGAAATGGGCTTAGTTCCGGTGTTGGGCGAATAG
- a CDS encoding DUF4239 domain-containing protein — translation MINYLHTLPNIVIGLSIMCVGLLLSTAIPFYIRWKCKLNPDEHLAKGAEEGFKLFTSITLLLIAFSLVRVQGDHRNVEDLVSREAALMFKLNRSLAAFGGANASELQGDLKSYADAVVNDEWPLMAKNERSEEASNDLTDLTQGIRLLDPRNSVQQMARAEIVTTLNQLSDVREARLSAARLQLPSYLWDALAISVALLIVFGWLQNPLPKMVAYVGGVTIGVSVLFTLVIALEGLFVGESRVTPEAIVHILPSLGS, via the coding sequence ATGATTAACTACTTACATACACTTCCCAATATTGTTATTGGCCTTAGCATTATGTGTGTTGGTTTATTGCTGTCTACTGCAATTCCTTTTTATATTCGCTGGAAGTGCAAACTGAACCCGGATGAGCATCTTGCTAAAGGTGCTGAAGAGGGTTTTAAACTCTTTACTTCAATCACCTTGTTATTAATTGCGTTCTCATTAGTGCGTGTGCAGGGCGACCATCGCAATGTCGAGGATTTAGTCTCGCGTGAGGCTGCATTGATGTTCAAACTAAATCGCTCGCTTGCTGCTTTTGGCGGTGCGAATGCATCAGAACTTCAGGGTGATCTCAAAAGTTATGCCGATGCAGTCGTAAATGATGAGTGGCCACTCATGGCTAAAAATGAAAGAAGTGAAGAGGCTTCTAATGATTTAACGGATCTTACTCAAGGCATTAGGCTTCTAGACCCCCGAAATTCGGTGCAGCAGATGGCTAGGGCAGAAATCGTCACAACCTTAAATCAATTATCCGATGTTAGAGAGGCGCGTTTGTCGGCCGCTAGGCTGCAGTTGCCTTCTTATTTATGGGATGCATTAGCCATCTCGGTTGCATTGCTGATTGTGTTCGGGTGGCTGCAAAATCCTCTGCCAAAAATGGTTGCATATGTTGGGGGTGTGACGATTGGTGTTTCTGTGTTGTTCACCTTGGTGATTGCATTAGAAGGATTGTTTGTTGGTGAAAGTAGAGTCACCCCAGAAGCCATTGTTCACATCCTACCGTCTTTGGGTTCTTGA